A section of the Pseudanabaena sp. ABRG5-3 genome encodes:
- a CDS encoding non-ribosomal peptide synthetase gives MSRIEDFLAELRRQNIELWLEGTDLRYKAAKNAFTPALMAQLKERKAEVVQFFQQIQQAKNSPSANLIPIRAIPREQHLPLSFAQQRLWLIDQITANKSVYNVPLAYRMTGNLDIEIFSQSLQAIAQRHESLRTAFSIIDQHPVQNFVQDLEIDLPMIDLQSLTASNQHQELNRLAEVEIQTPFNLSQSPLFRAKLVRLAPDNHVFLLTMHHIICDGWSLDIFFRELGLIYEALAQGKPSPLPHLSIQYADFAVWQREWLQGEVLDTQLSYWKEQLRDINPLLQLATDRPRPTVQSNTGDRQIFYLSKSLSDDLKALSNSEGVTLFMTLLAAFQTLLYRYTGQNDILVGCPIANRNRTEIEHLIGFFVNTLALRANFTDHLTFKELLHQTKKVTLEAYAHQDLPFEKLVEELQLERDLSFNPIVQVTFALQSAPLLAIELSNLQLAPLKDIKNKVIKFDLEINAWETSAGLVLDWGYNSDLFDTATMLRMSQHYQNLLEQIVSDRDIPIHKIPILTATEQQQILETWNATTSTYPQSQSIAAIFEEQVKVRGEAIAARFGQTEISYAELNSRANQLAHYLQNKGIGTQELVGICIDQSIEMLIGLLGILKAGAAYVPLDQDYPDDRLELMLTDAGVRLIITQQQQAERFAKHGHEIICLDREWEEISQIPNSCNNPQNQATGNSLAYVIYTSGSTGKPKGVEVEQKAISRLVINTNYINIGIEDRIAQASNASFDAATFEIWGALLNGAMVVGISKETVLTPESLAATILEQKITTLFLTTALFNQIARQKPETFAPLTNLLFGGEAVDVESVRIIMEKGKPTRLLHVYGPTENTTFSTWYLIDQIAPKAISIPIGQAIANTQTYILDRQQQIVPVGVVGELYVGGDGLARGYLNRPELNAEKFIPHPYGRSPSERLYRTGDLAKYTADGNIEFMGRIDFQVKIRGFRIEIGEVEAAITRHEYVQDVIVIAKDDPLGNKSLIAYVVAKPETELTTSQLRNFLKENLPDYMIPAAFVLMDKLPLTPNGKVDKKALPDPTEQRSPAANDYVMPQTEAERLIASVWQEVLQINNVGIYDNFFEIGGNSLLLVQAYSKLQNLFGSQVSIVILFRYPNIHALAEYLSQSQSLEIPEPNRAENRKSRQDLMKQQRQNRLKSRSPNNNS, from the coding sequence ATGAGCAGAATTGAAGACTTTTTAGCAGAATTGCGGCGACAGAATATAGAACTGTGGCTTGAAGGCACAGATTTACGGTATAAGGCGGCGAAAAATGCTTTTACTCCCGCATTAATGGCGCAGCTTAAGGAACGTAAAGCCGAAGTTGTCCAATTTTTTCAACAAATCCAACAGGCAAAAAATTCTCCAAGCGCTAATTTAATTCCCATTAGAGCCATCCCTAGAGAGCAGCATCTACCACTATCTTTTGCTCAGCAGAGACTTTGGCTCATCGATCAGATTACGGCTAACAAGTCAGTCTATAACGTGCCATTAGCCTATCGGATGACAGGCAATCTAGACATAGAGATATTTTCGCAAAGTTTACAGGCGATCGCCCAACGCCATGAAAGCTTACGCACAGCTTTTAGCATCATCGATCAACATCCTGTCCAAAATTTTGTGCAGGATCTAGAAATTGATTTGCCGATGATTGATCTGCAATCCTTGACAGCAAGTAACCAGCACCAAGAATTAAATAGATTAGCTGAAGTTGAAATTCAAACACCCTTTAATCTATCCCAAAGTCCATTATTTCGCGCCAAGCTCGTAAGGTTGGCTCCCGACAATCATGTGTTCTTACTGACGATGCACCACATTATTTGTGATGGCTGGTCGTTAGATATCTTCTTTCGAGAATTAGGTCTGATTTACGAAGCTTTAGCCCAAGGTAAACCCTCACCGTTACCGCACTTATCGATTCAGTATGCTGATTTTGCGGTATGGCAAAGGGAATGGCTACAGGGTGAAGTCTTAGATACCCAGCTATCCTATTGGAAAGAACAACTTCGTGATATTAATCCTTTGCTGCAACTTGCCACCGATCGCCCCCGCCCAACAGTACAATCCAACACAGGCGATCGCCAAATCTTCTATCTATCAAAATCCCTATCAGATGACCTCAAAGCCTTGAGTAATAGCGAAGGCGTAACTCTGTTTATGACCTTGCTAGCCGCTTTTCAAACCCTGCTTTATCGCTATACAGGTCAAAATGATATTTTAGTAGGCTGTCCGATCGCCAATCGCAACCGCACCGAAATAGAGCATCTCATTGGCTTTTTTGTGAATACCTTAGCCCTAAGAGCCAATTTTACCGATCATCTCACTTTTAAAGAACTTCTCCATCAAACCAAAAAAGTTACCCTTGAAGCCTATGCCCATCAAGACTTACCCTTTGAAAAATTAGTAGAAGAATTGCAGCTAGAGCGAGATTTGAGCTTTAATCCAATTGTGCAAGTGACCTTTGCGCTTCAGAGTGCGCCTTTGCTAGCGATTGAGTTATCAAATCTCCAGTTAGCCCCTCTCAAGGATATTAAAAATAAAGTCATCAAATTTGACTTAGAAATAAATGCTTGGGAAACGAGTGCAGGTTTAGTCTTGGACTGGGGATATAACAGCGATCTATTTGATACCGCCACGATGCTACGGATGAGCCAGCATTACCAAAATTTACTAGAGCAGATCGTTAGCGATCGCGACATCCCGATCCATAAAATCCCCATCTTAACAGCCACAGAACAGCAGCAAATCCTAGAGACATGGAATGCGACCACCAGCACCTATCCCCAATCCCAAAGTATCGCCGCCATTTTTGAAGAACAAGTAAAGGTAAGGGGAGAAGCGATCGCCGCAAGGTTTGGTCAAACTGAGATTAGTTACGCGGAACTCAATTCCAGAGCCAATCAGCTAGCGCATTATTTGCAAAATAAGGGCATTGGTACTCAAGAACTAGTGGGGATCTGCATTGACCAAAGCATTGAGATGCTGATAGGGCTTTTGGGGATCTTGAAGGCGGGAGCAGCCTATGTGCCTTTAGATCAGGACTATCCCGACGATCGCTTAGAGCTAATGTTGACCGATGCAGGGGTGAGGCTCATCATCACTCAGCAACAGCAAGCAGAGCGCTTTGCCAAGCATGGACATGAGATTATTTGTCTAGATCGTGAATGGGAGGAAATTAGCCAAATTCCTAACTCTTGCAATAACCCGCAGAATCAAGCTACAGGCAACAGTCTCGCCTATGTAATTTATACTTCAGGCTCGACAGGTAAACCCAAAGGCGTAGAAGTCGAACAGAAGGCAATTTCGCGTTTAGTAATCAACACTAATTACATTAATATTGGGATCGAAGATCGGATCGCACAGGCTTCTAACGCATCCTTTGATGCCGCAACTTTTGAAATTTGGGGAGCATTACTTAATGGCGCGATGGTAGTTGGGATTAGTAAAGAAACAGTCCTTACGCCTGAAAGCCTTGCAGCAACTATTCTAGAGCAGAAGATCACGACTCTCTTCTTGACTACCGCCCTATTCAATCAAATTGCCCGACAGAAACCCGAAACCTTTGCTCCCTTAACAAATCTTCTCTTCGGTGGCGAAGCTGTCGATGTGGAATCAGTACGCATAATCATGGAGAAGGGCAAACCTACTAGACTCCTCCATGTATATGGACCAACCGAGAACACCACATTTTCGACATGGTACTTAATCGACCAGATTGCGCCTAAAGCGATCAGTATTCCTATTGGTCAAGCGATCGCTAATACGCAAACCTATATCCTCGATCGCCAGCAACAGATTGTCCCTGTGGGTGTAGTCGGTGAACTATATGTTGGAGGAGATGGCTTAGCGAGAGGCTATCTAAATCGCCCTGAACTCAATGCAGAGAAGTTTATTCCTCATCCCTATGGGCGATCGCCTTCGGAGCGCTTGTACCGCACTGGCGATCTTGCCAAATATACTGCCGATGGCAATATTGAATTTATGGGGCGCATCGATTTCCAAGTCAAAATTCGCGGATTTCGCATTGAAATTGGGGAAGTTGAAGCTGCGATCACCCGCCACGAATATGTACAGGATGTAATTGTGATCGCCAAGGACGATCCCCTTGGCAATAAATCCCTCATAGCCTATGTGGTTGCCAAGCCAGAAACAGAGCTAACTACTAGTCAATTACGCAACTTTCTCAAAGAGAACTTGCCCGACTACATGATTCCTGCTGCTTTTGTGCTGATGGACAAGTTACCTTTGACTCCCAATGGCAAAGTGGACAAAAAGGCTCTACCTGACCCCACAGAGCAGCGATCGCCAGCAGCCAATGACTATGTCATGCCCCAAACGGAAGCAGAGCGCTTAATTGCTTCGGTATGGCAAGAAGTTTTGCAAATCAACAATGTGGGAATCTATGACAACTTCTTTGAAATTGGTGGTAATTCCTTACTGTTAGTCCAAGCCTATAGCAAATTACAAAATCTGTTTGGTTCCCAAGTATCAATAGTGATTCTCTTTCGCTATCCTAATATCCATGCTTTAGCTGAGTATCTCAGCCAAAGCCAATCGCTAGAAATACCTGAGCCGAACCGTGCCGAAAATCGAAAAAGTCGCCAAGACTTGATGAAACAACAGCGTCAAAACCGATTGAAGTCACGTTCACCAAACAATAATTCGTAA